A section of the Paenibacillus odorifer genome encodes:
- a CDS encoding GNAT family N-acetyltransferase, giving the protein MNSSTMAPVLEIRKCGLNDLERVTALLREFGYPTTLSVMKERLESMENSNLQCTLVAELNNEVVGMIGLRQVSSYYKQTDCITEITALIVSEELRGNGLGKRLVAAAEEWAREQGCCQLFLRSGNRVERAPAHAFYRHIGFEKTAGYRFNKALL; this is encoded by the coding sequence ATGAACAGTAGTACCATGGCACCTGTACTGGAAATTCGCAAATGCGGCTTGAATGATCTGGAGAGAGTTACAGCGCTTCTGCGGGAATTCGGCTATCCAACAACGCTAAGCGTGATGAAAGAGAGACTGGAAAGCATGGAGAACAGCAATCTCCAATGCACACTTGTAGCAGAGCTGAATAATGAAGTTGTGGGTATGATCGGCCTTAGACAGGTAAGCTCGTATTACAAACAGACAGATTGTATCACAGAGATTACTGCACTTATCGTATCAGAAGAACTCAGAGGAAACGGACTCGGTAAAAGACTTGTGGCCGCAGCAGAAGAATGGGCACGTGAGCAAGGTTGCTGTCAGCTTTTCCTCAGAAGTGGCAACCGCGTAGAACGCGCACCGGCACATGCTTTTTATCGTCATATCGGTTTCGAAAAGACAGCAGGCTATCGCTTTAACAAAGCGTTGCTATAA